The Dehalococcoidia bacterium region GACGGCCTGGTCTACACTTTCCGTCTGCGGGAAGACGCCGCCTGGAGCGACGGCGAACCGCTGACCGCGGATGACGTCGTCTACAGCGTGAAGCGCCTGCTCGACCCCATGACAGGTTCGCCCTACGCGCCGATGTACTTCGATATCAAGGGCGCCGCCGAATACGCTATGGCCATGGGCAATCCCGCCGATCCGCAGCCGGTCGACGAAGCCACGCTGGCGCAACTTCGCGACGGTGTGGGCGTGGAGGCGGTCGATGAGCGCACGGTGCGGATAACGCTTGTCAGCCCCCGCTACACGTTCGCTTATCTGGCCGCTATCTGGCCCATCTACCCGCTGCGTGAGGACATCGTCGAAAGCGGCGGCGACTGGACGGAGCCCGGAAGACACGTCAGCAGCGGCCCGTTCATGCTCGATGAATGGACCCACAACGACCACATCACGCTCGTCCCCAATCCCTACTGGTGCGGAGAAGAGCCCAAGCTGACGAAGATTGTGCTGCGGATGATGGCCGACCCCAACGCGGCTTACGCCGCATATCTGAACAACGAGCTCGACGTCGTGATCGTCCCGCCTCCCAACGTGAAGGCGGTCGAGGGCGACCCTGAGTTGAGCAAGCAAATTGCGCGCTGGGTCGACATGAGCACGTTCGCCTATGAGTTCAACGTGAATCAGCCGCCTTTCGATGACCCGCGCGTGCGCCAGGCGTTCGCCATGGCGGTCGACCGCGAAGCGTTCGTCGACAAGGTCCAGTTCGGCATCGGCGAGGTGGCCTACAGCCTCATTCCCCCGAACATGCCGGGCTATGACGAAGACCTCGGACAGCAGTGGCAGTACAACCCGGAGCGGGCGAAGGAGCTGCTGGCCGAGGCCGGCTATTCCGGCGAGAATTTCCCGGTAGTGACCATCCATGCGCCGGACGTAGGCGCCAACCGGCTGTGGGCGGAGTTCGCGCAGGGCCAGTTCGAGCAGAACCTGGGCATCGACGTGGAGCTGGAGCCCCTCGAACCTCACGCGTTTGCAGCCACAGTGATGCAGGGACAGTTCATGATCATCCCTGTCGGCTGGGGCGCCGATTACCCGGAGCCGGACAGCATGCTCCCGCAGAACTTCGGCAGCATGGGCGGGAACAACCTCGCCGGGTACAGCAACGCTGAATTCGACGCGCTGGTGCAGCAGGCCATGGCCGAGCCCGACCCGCAGAAGCGGCTTGCGCTCTGGAACGAGGCGCAGCGCATCCTCGTCGACGACGCGGCCGCCGTATTCGTGAGCTACCACGAGCGCCTGCTGCTCGTGAAGCCGTATGTCAAGAACCTGGTCCTCTCGGGGATGGACGCCGCGCTGGACGGCGAGCTGTTCCTCACGAAGACATACATCGCCGAACACTAACAGCAGTACCGATGGGCCGGCCCGGCGCGTTCGAAGTCGGGCCGGCCTTTTCTCAAAGACACTTTCAAATGGTCGGTTACGTTCTGCGGCGCATCCTCACCCTGGGGCCCGTCCTGCTGGCGGTTGCCCTGATTACATTCCTGCTGAT contains the following coding sequences:
- a CDS encoding peptide ABC transporter substrate-binding protein, encoding MVQRNLVKRLLPAVLLAVVAVLAFACSSDETGAPSTQLAPVQELRLNLGGEPQTIDPNLADDALSVGVVRQLYSGLLGFDENLELTPVLAKELPSQANGGISEDGLVYTFRLREDAAWSDGEPLTADDVVYSVKRLLDPMTGSPYAPMYFDIKGAAEYAMAMGNPADPQPVDEATLAQLRDGVGVEAVDERTVRITLVSPRYTFAYLAAIWPIYPLREDIVESGGDWTEPGRHVSSGPFMLDEWTHNDHITLVPNPYWCGEEPKLTKIVLRMMADPNAAYAAYLNNELDVVIVPPPNVKAVEGDPELSKQIARWVDMSTFAYEFNVNQPPFDDPRVRQAFAMAVDREAFVDKVQFGIGEVAYSLIPPNMPGYDEDLGQQWQYNPERAKELLAEAGYSGENFPVVTIHAPDVGANRLWAEFAQGQFEQNLGIDVELEPLEPHAFAATVMQGQFMIIPVGWGADYPEPDSMLPQNFGSMGGNNLAGYSNAEFDALVQQAMAEPDPQKRLALWNEAQRILVDDAAAVFVSYHERLLLVKPYVKNLVLSGMDAALDGELFLTKTYIAEH